A genomic region of Botrytis cinerea B05.10 chromosome 9, complete sequence contains the following coding sequences:
- the Bcsub2 gene encoding Bcsub2: MSAAEEDLIDYSDEELATTEAPAPAAGANGGVKGDSGNLTVSGNAAAAKKGSYVGIHSTGFREFLLKPELLRAISWCGFEHPSEVQQVCIPQAILGTDVLCQAKSGLGKTAVFVLTTLQQVEVVAGETSVLVMCHTRELAYQIRNEYQRFCHFMPDVKIGVFYGGVPISKDVEVLKNPETHPHIIVGTPGRLNALVRDKYLRLNSVKVFVLDECDKMLDQIDMRRDVQEIFRATPPQKQVMMFSATLSQEVRPICKKFMQNPLEIYIDNETKLTLYGLQQYYIKLEEKEKNRRLNELLDELSFNQVIIFVKSTVRATELDKLLRECNFPSVAIHSGVSQEERIKRFNDFKDFNKRICVATDVFGRGIDVNKINLAINYDLPPDADSYLHRVGRAGRFGTKGLAISFVSNEADQEVLKAVEKRFEVALPEYPEGGVDSAAYTKTD, from the exons atgtCTGCCGCCGAAGAAGATTTGATCGATTACTCTGATGAGGAGCTCGCAACAACAGAggcaccagcaccagctgCTGGCGCAAATGGAGGAGTCAAGGGTGATTCGGGAAATTTGACCGTGTCTGGAAATGCAGCTGCGGCCAAGAAGGGCAGTTATGTTGGTATCCATTCGACTGGTTTCCGCGAATTTTTATTGAAGCCGGAGCTTCTACGAGCCATTTCCTGGTGCGGATTCGAACATCCTTCGGAGG TTCAGCAAGTCTGTATTCCCCAAGCGATTCTTGGTACAGATGTCCTATGCCAGGCCAAATCTGGTCTCGGTAAAACCGCCGTTTTCGTCCTCACAACTCTACAACAAGTCGAGGTAGTCGCCGGTGAAACATCCGTCCTTGTGATGTGCCACACTCGTGAATTGGCTTACCAAATTCGAAATGAATATCAACGATTCTGTCACTTCATGCCAGATGTCAAGATTGGTGTTTTCTACGGTGGAGTTCCTATTAGCAAGGATGTTGAGGTATTGAAGAATCCCGAGACCCACCCACACATCATCGTCGGTACCCCAGGTCGATTGAACGCCCTTGTTCGAGACAAATACTTGCGCCTCAACAGCGTCAAggtttttgttcttgatgagTGTGACAAGATGTTGGATCAAATTG ATATGCGTCGCGATGTTCAGGAGATTTTCAGAGCCACACCACCACAGAAGCAAGTCATGATGTTCAGTGCTACTCTTTCTCAAGAGGTTCGACCTATCTGCAAGAAGTTCATGCAGAACCCTCTTGAGATCTACATTGATAATGAGACAAAGCTCACTCTTTATGGTCTTCAACAATATTACATCAAAttagaggagaaagagaagaatagaCGTCTCAATGAATTGTTAGATGAGCTTTCCTTCAACCAAGTTATCATTTTCGTCAAGAGCACAGTCAGAGCCACTGAACTTGACAAGCTCTTGCGCGAGTGTAACTTCCCATCAGTTGCAATCCACTCTGGTGTCAGTCAAGAGGAACG TATCAAACGTTTCAACGACTTCAAGGATTTCAACAAGCGTATCTGTGTTGCTACGGACGTGTTCGGTCGTGGTATTGATGTCAACAAGATTAACTTGGCTATTAACTACGATCTCCCACCCGATGCAGACTCATACCTTCATCGTGTTGGACGTGCTGGTCGTTTCGGAACCAAGGGTCTTGCTATCTCATTCGTTAGCAATGAGGCAGACCAAGAGGTTCTGAAGGCTGTTGAGAAGAGATTCGAAGTTGCACTCCC AGAGTACCCTGAGGGAGGTGTCGATTCCGCCGCTTACACCAAGACTGACTAA